The Osmia lignaria lignaria isolate PbOS001 chromosome 14, iyOsmLign1, whole genome shotgun sequence genome has a window encoding:
- the Ubx gene encoding ultrabithorax isoform X3, with protein sequence MNSYFEQTAGGFYGSHHHQTGAASQHHDPATAAAYRSFPLGLGMSPYASTQHHHHTSSSLGIHPGGGTNTRPPQDSPYDASVATACKLYSTTPEATGHTTSSYSTTATKDCKQQDQAAAHQNGYAAVMAAAAVKDVWQSATSGANSQSNSVVRPSACTPEGTRVGSYGGLVGGDPASSPGNNSSSRSLTSSWNTCSLNSSASQPVATQLHQQPTANHTFYPWMAIAGKEDNAKPHWTWLQGKHQLS encoded by the coding sequence ATGAACTCGTATTTTGAGCAGACTGCGGGTGGCTTCTACGGAAGTCACCACCATCAAACAGGAGCTGCTAGTCAGCACCATGATCCGGCTACAGCAGCGGCATACAGAAGTTTCCCACTTGGTTTGGGCATGTCTCCCTACGCATCCACGCAACATCATCATCACACCTCGTCGTCATTGGGAATCCATCCGGGTGGAGGCACCAATACGAGACCACCGCAAGATTCACCATACGACGCGAGCGTCGCGACGGCCTGCAAACTCTACTCGACGACACCTGAAGCGACCGGGCACACCACATCCTCGTACTCGACCACAGCAACTAAGGACTGTAAGCAACAAGACCAAGCTGCGGCTCATCAGAATGGTTATGCTGCTGTGATGGCAGCCGCAGCTGTCAAGGACGTTTGGCAGTCAGCGACTTCCGGGGCGAACAGCCAGAGCAATTCGGTCGTACGTCCTTCGGCGTGTACCCCAGAAGGTACGAGGGTTGGTAGCTACGGTGGTCTCGTAGGCGGCGACCCGGCATCGAGTCCTGGTAACAACAGTTCCTCGAGGTCCCTCACGTCGTCCTGGAACACCTGCAGTTTGAACTCGTCCGCGAGCCAACCGGTTGCCACGCAACTACATCAGCAACCTACCGCCAACCATACCTTCTACCCCTGGATGGCTATAGCAG